In a single window of the Papaver somniferum cultivar HN1 chromosome 8, ASM357369v1, whole genome shotgun sequence genome:
- the LOC113306505 gene encoding probable LRR receptor-like serine/threonine-protein kinase At3g47570 codes for MEFNYKTSFMLFICFSFWNILPTSQSIIAETDRLALLAIKDKIIDDPSGVLNSWSASSHCSNWTGITCSRRHPSRVTSLVLESMGLVGSISPYIGNLSFLRVLSLYDNRFKGEIPQEVGHLSRLQTFWVANNTLTGKIPRNISSCKNLEKLVIYNNDLVGGIPTELGSLSKLQILALSMNNLGGTIPVSLSNLSVLTVFDTGLSNLHGNIPSELGQLSTLMFFGVAGNNLSGTIPPQFFNISSITAFSVSFNKFHGYIPPYIGTTLPNLEYLGLGGNTFSGLLPNSISNLSRLSVLDILDNQFTGSVPPKLGTLKDLTNLNIAKNYFGRGEVDGLSFLNTLPNCSKLEKLSISNNYFSGQLPDSIANLSTKLREMYLGFNLIFGEIHPGIENLVNLNLLGMQSNHLNGSIPAFIGKHPNLMYVSLSDNQLSGKIPSNICNSTQLNRIDFSINRLQGGIPPNFGNCQNMIELDLSQNQLTGAIPKELIGLSSITSGLELSENQLTGDLPSEVGNLERIVGLYLSNNRLSGKVPDTLGKCIGLEGLSLDGNLFEWVIPPSLKNLKGLQKLDMSGNKFSGQIPEYLESFASLRYLNLSSNDFEGEVPKQGIFKNISAFSVLGNDKLCGGIPLLHLPSCPRPSFEEASKRSPLKRLLLIIFGVVVCIILLGSFLVWFRRRKATKNTSSTLHNPLDNMFQRVSYKELVEATNGFSAENLVGVGSYGSVYRGLLSLSHEVTTVAAVKVLDLQRRGASKSFMAECEAMRCIRHRNLVKMLTSCSSIDYKGDEFKALVSEFMPNGSLEDWLHPTPNDVQSSWRPLNFMERLTAAIDVASALDYLHHHCQTPIVHCDLKPGNVLLDNDMNSHVGDFGLAKFLGGVIINVESEHHTTSTSVGIRGSVGYAAPEYGMGRDVSTQGDVYSYGIMLVEIFTGRRPTDDKFTDGLSLHTFAKTALLQDRVLEIVDPRLPAHVRLENDNNTRAPINVENETKLCEALARIFNLGVMCSVESPNERMEMAQVMKELQSIRTAYLTRQE; via the exons ATGGAGTTTAATTACAAGACGAGCTTCATGTTGTTCATTTGTTTTTCATTCTGGAATATCCTACCTACATCCCAATCTATCATCGCCGAAACTGATCGACTAGCTTTACTTGCAATCAAAGACAAGATAATCGATGATCCATCAGGAGTACTAAATTCTTGGAGCGCATCGTCTCATTGCAGCAATTGGACAGGAATTACATGCAGTCGTCGGCATCCAAGCAGGGTCACTAGCTTGGTTCTGGAATCCATGGGTTTGGTAGGTTCTATATCTCCATACATTGGCAATCTTtcattcttaagagttttatccCTGTATGACAACCGGTTCAAAGGCGAAATCCCACAAGAAGTCGGTCATTTATCTCGCCTCCAAACATTTTGGGTGGCAAATAATACACTTACAGGGAAAATTCCTAGGAATATATCCTCGTGTAAAAATCTCGAAAAATTAGTAATATATAATAATGATTTAGTAGGAGGAATTCCGACCGAGCTTGGTTCCCTATCTAAGCTTCAAATATTAGCACTCTCGATGAACAACCTTGGAGGAACTATCCCGGTTTCACTATCAAACCTTTCGGTTCTCACTGTATTTGATACAGGGCTCAGCAATTTACACGGTAACATTCCATCCGAGCTTGGGCAGTTATCAACATTAATGTTCTTTGGAGTCGCAGGAAATAACTTATCAGGAACCATTCCACCCCAGTTTTTTAATATCTCTTCAATCACTGCTTTTTCTGTAAGCTTCAACAAATTCCATGGATACATTCCACCCTACATCGGAACTACTCTCCCTAATCTCGAATACCTTGGTTTAGGTGGAAATACATTTTCTGGTTTGCTACCTAATTCAATATCCAATCTTTCAAGATTGTCTGTATTAGATATCCTCGACAATCAGTTCACTGGGTCTGTACCTCCTAAATTAGGTACCTTGAAAGATCTCACTAATCTAAATATTGCGAAAAATTATTTTGGAAGGGGAGAAGTAGATGGCCTTAGCTTTCTTAATACATTACCAAATTGCAGTAAATTAGAGAAGCTTTCTATTTCTAACAACTATTTTTCAGGGCAACTACCAGATTCCATAGCTAACCTCTCGACGAAGCTTAGGGAAATGTACTTGGGGTTTAACTTAATATTTGGTGAAATTCATCCTGGAATTGAGAACCTTGTCAACTTAAATCTATTAGGCATGCAGAGTAACCACCTAAATGGAAGTATTCCTGCTTTTATAGGAAAACATCCTAATTTAATGTATGTTTCACTATCGGATAACCAACTCTCAGGAAAAATTCCGTCCAACATTTGCAACAGCACTCAGTTGAACCGAATTGATTTTAGTATCAATAGATTGCAAGGTGGAATTCCGCCAAATTTTGGCAACTGTCAGAatatgattgaattggatctTTCACAGAATCAACTTACCGGCGCCATACCTAAAGAACTCATTGGTCTTTCTTCAATAACTAGTGGGCTGGAATTATCGGAGAACCAGTTAACTGGTGATCTGCCATCAGAGGTTGGTAACTTGGAGAGGATTGTCGGGCTCTACTTATCAAATAACCGATTATCCGGGAAAGTTCCAGATACTTTAGGGAAATGTATTGGTTTGGAAGGACTTTCTCTGGATGGTAACTTATTCGAATGGGTCATTCCTCCATCCTTGAAAAATCTAAAGGGACTCCAAAAGTTAGATATGTCGGGCAATAAGTTTTCTGGGCAAATTCCGGAGTATTTGGAGTCCTTTGCTTCCCTCAGATATCTGAATCTGTCTTCCAATGACTTCGAAGGTGAAGTACCGAAACAAGGGATTTTCAAGAATATAAGTGCATTTTCAGTCCTCGGAAATGACAAGCTCTGTGGAGGAATTCCACTACTTCATCTGCCGAGTTGCCCGAGACCTAGCTTTGAAGAAGCAAGTAAGCGATCCCCTCTCAAGAGGTTGCTGCTAATAATATTCGGAGTTGTTGTCTGTATTATTCTCCTGGGTTCCTTCCTCGTATGGTTTCGGAGGAGAAAAGCAACAAAGAATACTTCTTCAACTTTACACAATCCTTTGGATAATATGTTTCAAAGGGTCTCGTACAAAGAACTTGTTGAAGCAACAAATGGATTTTCCGCAGAAAATTTAGTTGGAGTTGGAAGTTACGGATCTGTTTACAGAGGATTGTTATCACTGAGCCATGAGGTAACAACAGTTGCTGCTGTGAAAGTTCTAGACCTTCAAAGGCGGGGAGCTTCAAAAAGTTTCATGGCTGAATGTGAAGCAATGAGATGTATTCGGCATCGAAATCTCGTGAAGATGTTGACATCGTGTTCTTCTATTGATTATAAAGGAGATGAATTCAAAGCTCTTGTTTCCGAGTTCATGCCAAATGGGAGTCTTGAGGATTGGTTGCACCCAACACCAAATGACGTACAATCATCCTGGAGACCATTAAATTTTATGGAGAGACTAACTGCAGCCATCGATGTTGCTTCTGCTTTAgattatcttcatcatcattgtCAGACACCTATAGTTCACTGCGATCTGAAGCCAGGCAATGTTTTACTTGATAATGACATGAACAGTCATGTCGGTGACTTCGGATTAGCGAAGTTTCTTGGAGGAGTCATCATCAATGTTGAATCTGAACATCATACCACCAGTACTTCAGTCGGGATAAGGGGCTCGGTTGGCTATGCTGCTCCAG AGTATGGAATGGGTAGAGACGTATCGACTCAGGGAGATGTCTACAGCTATGGGATCATGCTGGTAGAGATTTTCACCGGAAGGAGACCTACAGATGACAAATTCACAGATGGTTTGAGCCTTCATACCTTTGCTAAGACGGCTCTCCTTCAAGATCGTGTACTGGAAATTGTTGATCCTAGACTGCCTGCTCATGTCCGTCTCGAAAATGATAACAACACCAGAGCTCCAATCAATGTCGAGAACGAGACCAAGTTATGCGAGGCTTTGGCGAGGATTTTCAATCTTGGCGTTATGTGTTCAGTTGAATCACCCAACGAACGGATGGAAATGGCACAGGTCATGAAAGAGCTGCAATCAATCAGGACAGCATATCTCACCAGACAGGAATAA
- the LOC113306504 gene encoding uncharacterized protein LOC113306504 produces MDLSSCYAIVYYKGDDIPLKVSLDTMIRDFKIYVCDYWRNLTPRSIRFISGKGCDKALINCDYSLQGLIDVTCSRELSSFDLFVEEACHGVASSSSSGISTQSLSDDESCTGFTETSKIKYLTEGHEQLKPLLSEGWEDIFKGVGQFFHGSVDEVRLAVRKYCSKSGYTVAKEFNGEHKCGGAYKLKDPPAKKKLIKHLFKDQIQSNPSIKPNDMVAQVKSCYGIDIKYHHAYKGKEASKAEIYGDDVKSYTDLIWYVVAIKATNPGSYIKFEYDKETKRFQRLFICFVACMEGYRFILPMLYCDATFLNGRFKGTLMAATSVNGNQVPGEDIEGWEWFTKNLQHFVDSRPITFISDRHEGLKKSIPKYFPNSHHRYCFYHLKNNLPIKKSHEKYKQVQDLFHKAAYCYSVAKYESALNEMCIIGCGWVAKYIRNIDPKQWANAFFVGCRYGTHSSTIAESFNNCILPERDLPPAALVDETRIKIMRMSAERREFGRNYSDSLTLIYKALLKSHVDIGRPWSVTESGNGIYEVHSPSSHVVDMMHMTCTCQRWKVFGFPYAHATADITMSGIEMLRFIQPYFGSNHFRHTYAPAIRPIPNYDRPEAYEPEERVLPGIPRAFVGRPPKKRILGAYEKERRPMKCSNCKMIGNHNKATCRVLMLE; encoded by the exons ATGGACCTATCCAGTTGTTATGCTATTGTGTACTACAAAGGGGATGATATTCCGTTGAAAGTTTCTTTAGATACTATGATTCGTGACTTTAAAATCTATGTTTGTGATTATTGGAGAAACTTGACTCCTCGGAGCATAAGATTTATTAGTGGCAAAGGTTGTGATAAAGCTCTCATCAATTGTGATTATTCTCTTCAAGGTCTAATTGATGTTACTTGTTCAAGGGAATTGTCAAGTTTTGATCTGTTTGTTGAGGAGGCTTGTCATGGTGTTGCTTCTAGCTCTTCGTCTGGTATTTCCACGCAGTCGCTCAGTGATGATGAATCATGCACTGGGTTCACTGAGACTTCAAAGATTAAATACCTGACGGAAGGTCATGAGCAATTGAAACCTCTTTTATCCGAAGGTTGGGAGGATATTTTTAAAGGTGTTGGTCAATTTTTTCATGGTAGTGTTGATGAGGTTCGTTTAGCTGTCAGAAAATACTGCAGCAAGTCTGGTTATACAGTTGCAAAG GAATTCAATGGGGAGCATAAATGTGGTGGTGCTTATAAGCTGAAGGACCCACCTGcgaagaagaaattgattaagCATCTATTCAAGGATCAAATACAGTCAAATCCGTCGATAAAGCCTAATGATATGGTTGCTCAGGTGAAGAGTTGTTATGGTATTGACATAAAATACCATCATGCTTATAAAGGGAAGGAAGCATCTAAGGCCGAGATATATGGCGATGATGTAAAAAGTTATACAGATCTTATTTGGTATGTTGTAGCAATAAAGGCTACCAATCCTGGCAGTTATATTAAGTTTGAGTATGATAAAGAAACTAAACGTTTTCAGAGGCTTTTCATATGTTTTGTTGCCTGTATGGAAGGATACCGGTTCATTCTCCCTATGCTTTACTGTGATGCAACATTTCTCAATGGGAGATTCAAGGGAACATTGATGGCTGCCACTAGTGTGAATGGAAACCAAG tTCCTGGAGAAGACATTGAAGGGTGGGAGTGGTTTACGAAGAACTTGCAGCATTTTGTCGACTCTCGTCCTATCACCTTTATCAGTGATCGCCATGAAGGGCTGAAGAAAAGTATTCCCAAGTATTTTCCCAACTCTCATCATAGGTATTGTTTCtatcatttgaagaataacctCCCCATCAAGAAATCACATGAGAAGTATAAACAAGTTCAAGATTTGTTCCATAAAGCTGCATACTGCTATAGTGTTGCTAAATATGAGTCTGCTTTAAATGAGATGTGTATCATAGGATGTGGTTGGGTTGCCAAGTACATCAGAAATATCGATCCCAAGCAATGGGCAAATGCTTTCTTCGTAGGATGTAGGTATGGGACACACTCGTCAACTATTGCAgagtctttcaataattgtattctTCCTGAAAGGGACCTGCCTCCAGCTGCTCTTGTTGATGAGACTAGGATAAAGATTATGAGGATGAGTGCAGAAAGGCGTGAGTTCGGTAGAAATTATAGTGATAGTTTGACTCTCATATATAAAGCTCTACTCAAGTCACATGTCGATATAGGGCGTCCATGGAGTGTTACAGAGTCAGGTAATGGTATATATGAGGTTCACTCTCCTAGCTCTCATGTTGTTGATATGATGCATATGACGTGCACTTGCCAGAGATGGAAAGTGTTTGGTTTCCCCTATGCTCACGCCACTGCTGATATTACTATGAGTGGTATTGAGATGTTGAGGTTTATTCAGCCTTACTTTGGTTCGAATCATTTTCGCCATACGTATGCTCCTGCAATTCGACCCATTCCCAATTACGACAGGCCAGAAGCGTATGAACCTGAAGAGAGAGTCCTACCTGGTATTCCAAGGGCATTTGTAGGAAGACCACCAAAGAAGCGCATTCTTGGTGCTTATGAGAAGGAGAGGAGGCCTATGAAGTGCTCAAATTGCAAGATGATTGGGAACCACAACAAAGCTACCTGTCGTGTATTAATGCTGGAGTAG